The following are encoded together in the Natator depressus isolate rNatDep1 chromosome 10, rNatDep2.hap1, whole genome shotgun sequence genome:
- the MARF1 gene encoding meiosis regulator and mRNA stability factor 1 isoform X2: MENKKTVVELKDASSPLHAGSKLFPAVPLPDVHSLQQQQIQLSPSPKVSCCAHGSDSSCTPKMHCGGGGGSLIHPGTILDSQSTGTITCQVGSGFACQSASSLKNAPARSSLSGIASDFPSMCIENNVSSCQHLPCCGKLHFQSCHGSVHKLHQFPALQSCTSSGYFPCSEFTSGATGHLEEHITQSELTSRVCTNSLHLNVAPSVCLKGSHYCNECLSKPTRNSLIDAAKIWPNIPPPSTQTAPISIPMCNGCGTKGTGKETSLLLASSLGKSPQKYGSPEVAITGQVLENLPPIGVFWDIENCSVPTGRSAVAVVQRIREKFFKGHREAEFICVCDISKENKEVIQELNNCQVTVAHINATAKNAADDKLRQSLRRFADTHTAPATVVLVSTDVNFALELSDLRHRHGFQIILVHKNQASEALLHHAHELIRFEEFISDLPPRLPLKMPSCHTLLYVYNLPTNRDSKSVSNRLRRLSDNCGGKVMSISGSSAILRFSNQESAERAHKRMENEDVFGNRIIVSFTPKNKELNETKNSNSVGAEKVKSPKKVNKNPKLCLLSKDSNDQSSNAKTTVGKGLQTHGSATKPTNVKTLQELCRLESKTIIKIENQQDQLREQTLSPQNSNAANLVCLATKNTGIGELTYKCSQKKDTPASRSITNSPIEKTDKDAVVFQVSYPSAFSKLTASRQLSPLLMSQSCWSSRSMSPNLSNRSSPLAFNMVNHTSGTDCPDPFANGADIQISNIDYRLSRKDLQQILQEIFSRYGKVKSVELSPHTDYQLKAIVQMENLQEAISAVNNLHRYKIGSKRIQVSLATGAANKSLSQLSSETMSILQDAPACCLPIFKFTEIYEKKFGHKLIASDLYKLTDTVAIRDQGNGRLVCLLPSSQARQSPLGSSQSHDGSSANCSPIIFEELEYHEPICKQHCLNKDFSEHEFDPDSYKIPFVILSLKTFAPQVHSLLQTHEGTVPLLSFPDCYMSEFSDLEMVQEGQGGVPLEHLITCVPGVNIATAQNSIKVVKWIHNKPPPPTTDPWLLRSKSPIGNPQLIQFSREVIDLLKSQPSCIIPVSKFIPTYHHHFAKQCRVSDYGYSKLMELLEAVPHVLQILGMGSKRLLTLTYRAQVKRFTQDLLKLLKSQASKQVIVREFLQAYHWCFSKDWDVTEYGVCELADIISEIPDTTICLCQQDNEMIICIPKRERTQEEIERTKQFSKEVVDLLRHQPHFRMPFNKFIPSYHHHFGRQCKLAYYGFTKLLELFEAIPDVLQVLECGEEKILTLTEVERVKALAAQLVKLLRSQKDNCLMMTDLLTEYSKTFGYTLRLHDYDVSSVLALMQKLCHVVKAADTESGKQIQLINRKSLRTLTAQLLVLMMSWDETTFLSVDELKRHYETIHSAPLNPCEYGFMTLSELLKSLPYLVEVFTNDVAEECVKLTNLYLFAKNVRSLLHTYHYQQIFLHEFPTAYSKYTGEVLQPKIYGYNSLEELLGAIPQVVWIKGHGHKRIVVLKNDMKTRFSSPSFSPADHVDDHGNKLADNNGHIMEILGSTASMELKLGTPSDVSNQTEQELLCLTNTSPVDLLCEPVPSCLPSPQLRPDPVILESADLIQFEERTPPLSEMMILTEEEKNRIVTTVAKGNLSCGPVVSSVTENSSVPPYQSSETQLSKEAMDSPAKKQHKNKVKLAANFSLAPVTKL; this comes from the exons ATGGAGAACAAGAAAACTGTTGTGGAATTGAAGGATGCTTCATCTCCTCTTCATGCTGGCTCTAAACTCTTTCCAGCAGTACCACTTCCTGATGTTCATTCTCTTCAGCAACAGCAAATACAGCTTTCACCTAGCCCCAAAGTAAGCTGCTGTGCTCATGGATCTGACTCCTCTTGTACTCCTAAGATgcattgtggtggtggtggtggtagcttgATTCATCCTGGCACAATATTAGACTCTCAAAGCACTGGGACAATTACTTGTCAAGTAGGGTCAGGGTTTGCTTGTCAGTCTGCATCTTCGCTCAAGAATGCTCCAGCTAGAAGCAGTTTGTCAGGCATTGCAAGTGACTTCCCCAGCATGTGCATAGAAAATAATGTATCTTCCTGTCAACATCTGCCATGTTGTGGAAAACTCCATTTCCAGTCCTGTCATGGTAGCGTGCACAAACTGCATCAATTTCCAGCCCTTCAGAGCTGCACATCTTCTGGCTATTTTCCCTGTTCCGAATTTACAAGTGGGGCTACAGGGCACTTGGAGGAGCATATTACACAGTCGGAGCTAACATCACGTGTATGCACCAACTCTTTGCACCTAAATGTGGCACCTTCGGTCTGTTTAAAGGGCTCTCACTACTGTAATGAATGTTTAAGCAAG CCAACCAGAAATAGCTTAATTGATGCTGCTAAAATCTGGCCAAATATTCCCCCTCCTAGTACGCAGACGGCACCCATATCTATCCCAATGTGTAATGGCTGCGGAACCAAAGGAACAGGAAAAGAGACAAGTTTATTACTGGCAAGTAGCCTGGGCAAATCACCACAAAAATATG GGTCTCCAGAAGTTGCAATAACAGGCCAGGTGCTGGAGAACTTGCCCCCAATTGGAGTCTTTTGGGATATTGAAAATTGCTCTGTTCCCACTGGCCGTTCAGCTGTAGCAGTTGTACAACGAATTCGTGAAAAGTTTTTTAAAGGTCACAGGGAGGCAGAATTCATCTGTGTATGTGACATtagtaaagaaaataaagaagttaTTCAGGAGCTGAACAACTGCCAG GTGACTGTTGCTCACATCAATGCCACAGCAAAGAATGCAGCTGATGACAAGCTCAGACAGAGTCTTAGAAGGTTTGCTGATACACACACTGCACCTGCTACTGTGGTCCTTGTATCAA ctgatgtaaactttGCTTTGGAACTCAGTGACCTGAGACACCGGCATGGTTTCCAGATAATCTTGGTACATAAGAACCAAGCTTCTGAAGCACTCTTGCATCATGCTCATGAGCTTATCAGATTTGAAGAATTTATTTCAGACTTGCCACCAAGGTTACCATTGAAAATGCCA TCATGCCATACACTGTTATATGTTTACAACCTGCCAACAAACAGAGACAGCAAAAGTGTCAGCAACAGACTCAGGCGTTTATCAGATAACTGTGGAGGGAAGGTGATGAGCATTTCTGGCAGCAGTGCAATTCTCCGCTTTTCAAACCAAGAAAGTGCTGAACGTGCTCATAAGCGAATGGAAAATGAAGATGTGTTTGGCAACAGGATTATTGTGTCTTTTACCCCCAAAAACAAGGAACTCaatgaaacaaaaaattcaaaCTCTGTTGGAGCTGAAAAGGTGAAGTCTCCAAAAAAAGTGAACAAGAACCCAAAACTGTGCCTCCTCAGCAAAGATTCAAATGATCAGTCTTCCAATGCCAAAACCACTGTGGGAAAGGGATTGCAGACACATGGATCTGCTACAAAACCCACAAATGTTAAAACATTACAG GAGCTGTGCCGCCTTGAATCAAAGACCATCATAAAAATTGAAAACCAGCAAGACCAGTTAAGAGAGCAAACTCTTTCTCCACAAAACTCTAATGCAGCAAATCTTGTGTGCTTGGCAACCAAAAACACAGGAATAGGAGAATTGACCTATAAATGCAGTCAGAA aaaagacaCGCCCGCTTCTAGAAGCATTACCAACTCTCCTATAGAGAAAACAGATAAAGATGCAGTTGTATTCCAGGTCAGCTACCCATCTGCTTTCAGTAAACTGACAGCATCAAGACAGCTCAGTCCTCTGCTCATGTCTCAGAGCTGTTGGTCATCCCG GAGTATGTCTCCAAACCTCTCAAACAGATCATCTCCACTTGCCTTTAATATGGTAAATCACACCAGTGGTACAGACTGTCCCGATCCCTTTGCAAATGGTGCAGATATTCAGATCAGCAATATAGACTACAGATTGTCCAGAAAGGACCTGCAGCAAATTCTGCAAGAAATCTTCTCTAGATATGGCAAG gtaaAGAGTGTGGAGCTCAGTCCTCATACGGATTATCAGTTGAAGGCTATAGTTCAAATGGAAAATCTACAAGAAGCAATCAGTGCTGTCAACAACCTTCACAGATACAAAATTGGCAGCAAAAGGATCCAGGTCTCCCTAGCTACAGGAGCTGCTAATAAATCTCTGTCTCAGCTTAG CTCAGAAACAATGTCCATTCTTCAGGATGCTCCTGCTTGTTGTCTGCCTATATTCAAGTTCACAGAAATATATGAAAAAAA ATTTGGACACAAGTTAATAGCATCAGACCTGTATAAATTAACGGATACTGTGGCAATCCGTGACCAAGGAAATGGACGTTTGGTGTGTCTCTTACCCAGCAGCCAAGCCCGGCAGAGTCCTTTAGGATCGTCACAGTCTCACGATGGCTCATCAGCAAATTGCAGTCCTATAATATTTGAAGAACTGGAATATCATGAGCCCATTTGTAAGCAGCATTGTCTGAATAAAGACTTTAG TGAACATGAATTTGATCCAGACTCCTACAAAATTCCTTTTGTGATTTTGTCTTTGAAGACATTTGCACCACAAGTGCATAGTCTGCTGCAGACCCATGAGGGCACTGTGCCTTTATTAAG ctttcctgATTGTTATATGTCAGAGTTCAGTGATCTAGAAATGGTGCAGGAAGGCCAGGGAGGTGTTCCCTTGGAGCATCTCATCACCTGTGTTCCTGGAGTTAATATTGCCACTGCCCAAAACAGCATTAAAGTTGTTAAGTGGATACACAACAAACCACCCCCCCCAACTACAG ATCCTTGGCTTTTACGTTCGAAGAGCCCCATAGGTAACCCACAGCTTATTCAGTTCAGTAGAGAAGTGATAGATCTGCTTAAAAGCCAACCATCTTGTATCATACCTGTCAGTAAATTCATCCCAACATATCATCATCACTTTGCAAAGCAGTGTCGTGTGTCTGACTATGGGTATTCcaagttaatggagttactgGAAGCAGTGCCGCATGTATTACAA ATTCTTGGTATGGGCTCTAAACGCTTGTTAACCCTAACATACAGGGCCCAAGTAAAACGTTTCACTCAAGACTTATTGAAACTTCTCAAATCCCAGGCCAGTAAACAAGTTATTGTGAGGGAATTCTTACAGGCTTATCACTG GTGTTTCTCTAAAGATTGGGATGTTACTGAATATGGAGTGTGTGAGTTGGCAGATATAATATCAGAAATTCCAGATACAACAATCTGTTTGTGTCAGCAAGACAATGAAATGATAATTTGTATCCCCAAAAGAG AACGTACCCAGGAAGAAATTGAAAGAACAAAGCAATTCTCTAAGGAGGTAGTTGACTTGCTGCGTCATCAACCCCATTTCCGAATGCCCTTTAATAAATTTAttccttcttaccaccaccaCTTTGGCCGTCAGTGCAAACTTGCTTATTATGGATTTACCAAACTACTTGAACTTTTTGAAGCCATACCAGATGTCTTGCAA GTATTAGAATGTGGAGAGGAAAAAATTCTGACGCTGACAGAGGTGGAACGGGTCAAAGCTCTAGCAGCCCAGTTAGTTAAACTGCTGCGATCTCAGAAAGACAACTGCCTTATGATGACTGACTTACTTACAGAATATAGTAAAACATTTGGTTACACATTGCGCCTTCATGACTACGATGTCAGCTCAGTTCTAGCTTTAATGCAAAAACTTTGCCACGTTGTGAAG GCTGCTGACACAGAATCTGGTAAACAGATTCAGCTGATAAATAGAAAGTCTCTACGTACTCTGACTGCACAACTGCTGGTATTGATGATGTCTTGGGATGAAACCACCTTTCTTTCTGTTGACGAGCTGAAAAGGCATTATGAAACTATCCACAGTGCTCCCCTTAATCCATGTGAATATGGATTTATGACCTTATCTGAACTCCTGAAGAGTCTGCCTTACTTGGTTGAG GTTTTTACCAATGATGTGGCAGAAGAGTGTGTGAAACTCACAAATCTGTATTTGTTTGCAAAGAATGTGAGATCCTTGCTTCACACCTACCACTACCAGCAGATCTTCCTTCATGAGTTCCCAACAGCATATAGCAAATATACAGGAGAAGTGTTGCAGCCCAAAATATATGGATATAATAGTCTAGAAGAGCTCCTGGGAGCAATTCCACAG GTGGTCTGGATCAAAGGACATGGGCATAAGAGAATTGTAGTACTAAAGAATGATATGAAAA ctcGTTTTAGCTCACCCAGTTTTTCCCCTGCTGATCATGTGGATGATCATGGAAATAAACTTGCTGACAATAATGGACACATTATGGAGATTCTAGGATCCACTGCGTCAATGGAATTAAAACTAGGAACACCTAGTGATG TTTCTAATCAAACTGAACAAGAACTCCTTTGCCTCACAAATACATCACCTGTTGACCTCTTGTGTGAACCAGTTCCTTCCTGCCTACCATCCCCACAACTGAGACCTGATCCAGTCATTCTTGAGTCTGCAGACCTCATTCAGTTTGAGGAACGCACTCCACCTCTCTCTG AGATGATGATTctaacagaagaagaaaaaaacagaattgtTACCACAGTAGCAAAAGGAAACTTGAGCTGTGGCCCTGTGGTATCTAGTGTCACAGAGAATTCTTCAGTGCCTCCCTATCAATCTTCTGAAACTCAACTAAGCAAGGAAGCAATGGACAGCCCAGCCAAAAAGCAACACAAAAACAAAGTGAAATTGGCAGCAAACTTTTCACTTGCACCTGTAACCAAGCTTTAA